A single Lactuca sativa cultivar Salinas chromosome 8, Lsat_Salinas_v11, whole genome shotgun sequence DNA region contains:
- the LOC111900114 gene encoding uncharacterized protein LOC111900114 — protein MSTEELSKKNSHPELVKLNSAFKLAEKWVSNMTRTTDEKSTRVVLEARPPGLGIGAVVPRQQKVGLSNDPVERKLHAQLDAQKRKFAKMAEESQPANKDDESSDEDDEPQSRTQAFVKKKMTILPSSSQKN, from the exons ATGAGCACAGAGGAGTTGTCCAAGAAAAATTCCCACCCTGAGTTAGTGAAGTTGAATTCAGCATTTAAGTTG GCCGAAAAATGGGTTAGTAACATGACTAGAACTACAGACGAAAAATCAACTCGAGTTGTCTTAGAGGCTCGACCTCCTGG gcTTGGAATTGGTGCGGTGGTTCCTCGTCAACAGAAAGTTGGATTGTCAAATGATCCGGTTGAAAGAAAATTACATGCTCAATTAGACGCACAAAAGCGGAAATTTGCAAAAATGGCTGAGGAATCTCAACCCGCAAATAAAGATGATGAGAgtagtgatgaagatgatgaacctCAAAGCAGAACTCAAGCATTTGTTAAAAAGAAAATGACGATTTTGCCCTCGTCAAGTCAAAAAAACTAG
- the LOC111900115 gene encoding uncharacterized protein LOC111900115 isoform X1, whose protein sequence is MNHYSRNHIPAFGSWDFNDDLPFTQCFESARQAGLIRCSYSGDRDLYVAGDLYENNIVTPAIIVAPRRRVTRYPKEAKNAYDSDKKEPPSPVSVATPTGAWSGQVKPKAVDEDLYKISPELLRLKPRRKRWGLFSTCMSA, encoded by the exons ATGAAT CATTACTCAAGAAATCACATTCCTGCCTTCGGTAGTTGGGATTTCAACGACGATCTTCCATTCACACAATGTTTTGAATCCGCCAGACAAGCCGGTTTGATCCGTTGTAGCTACTCCGGAGATCGCGATCTCTACGTAGCCGGTGATTTATACGAGAATAACATCGTCACTCCCGCCATTATCGTCGCTCCTCGCCGGAGAGTAACT AGGTACCCAAAGGAAGCGAAAAATGCGTACGACAGTGATAAGAAGGAACCACCGAGCCCTGTGAGTGTAGCAACACCGACCGGAGCATGGAGCGGGCAAGTGAAACCGAAGGCTGTGGATGAGGACTTGTACAAGATCTCGCCGGAGCTCCTCCGTCTGAAGCCCAGAAGG AAGAGGTGGGGATTGTTTTCTACGTGCATGTCTGCATAA
- the LOC111900115 gene encoding uncharacterized protein LOC111900115 isoform X2 → MNHYSRNHIPAFGSWDFNDDLPFTQCFESARQAGLIRCSYSGDRDLYVAGDLYENNIVTPAIIVAPRRRVTRYPKEAKNAYDSDKKEPPSPVSVATPTGAWSGQVKPKAVDEDLYKISPELLRLKPRRRWGLFSTCMSA, encoded by the exons ATGAAT CATTACTCAAGAAATCACATTCCTGCCTTCGGTAGTTGGGATTTCAACGACGATCTTCCATTCACACAATGTTTTGAATCCGCCAGACAAGCCGGTTTGATCCGTTGTAGCTACTCCGGAGATCGCGATCTCTACGTAGCCGGTGATTTATACGAGAATAACATCGTCACTCCCGCCATTATCGTCGCTCCTCGCCGGAGAGTAACT AGGTACCCAAAGGAAGCGAAAAATGCGTACGACAGTGATAAGAAGGAACCACCGAGCCCTGTGAGTGTAGCAACACCGACCGGAGCATGGAGCGGGCAAGTGAAACCGAAGGCTGTGGATGAGGACTTGTACAAGATCTCGCCGGAGCTCCTCCGTCTGAAGCCCAGAAGG AGGTGGGGATTGTTTTCTACGTGCATGTCTGCATAA
- the LOC111900116 gene encoding uncharacterized protein LOC111900116 has translation MAAAQVDAAQVEEFTKLSEETTLGSPTIEESEKAPAPHNIESPYDEDDAEPEDVILPEELEKEEEIDDDEEDHRGVAPQTIEDEDDDDEDEEEQGEEPALKSSGRAADFSEEEDDD, from the exons ATGGCCGCTGCTCAG GTTGATGCTGCACAGGTAGAAGAGTTCACCAAACTTTCGGAAGAAACAACACTCGGATCTCCCACCATTGAAGAATCAGAAAAAGCTCCTGCACCACATAACATCGAATCACCCTATGATGAAGATGATGCGGAGCCGGAAGACGTTATTTTGCCTGAGGAATTAGAAAAAGAGGAGGAAATAGACGATGATGAAGAGGACCATAGAGGTGTAGCACCACAAACAATTGAAgacgaagatgatgatgatgaagatgaagaagagcaAGGTGAAGAACCGGCGTTAAAATCTTCCGGTAGAGCCGCTGATTTCTCGGAGGAAGAAGACGATGATTGA